In Arcobacter ellisii, a genomic segment contains:
- the ntrB gene encoding nitrate ABC transporter permease: MNKETLKKVILPLIVLVIIIQVWSVVASMIPGFPTPSDTYVYAFGGTTSDGEILKGVLSDPFYVENQDVKGLFWQVLESLKRVFGGFALAVLVGVPVGLMVGMSKNIQYALDPFIQIFKPVSPLAWLPLLLFAFKDIDNTAMSTIFITSIWPIIINTSLGVKSVSEDYLNVAKVLRFSPLEKVFQIILPVAVPYIFTGMRLSLGIAWLVIVAAEMLTGGIGIGFWIWDEYNNLAYHNIIIGIIVVGVIGFILDLLMGKIADYFDYRKKM; this comes from the coding sequence ATGAACAAAGAAACGTTAAAAAAGGTAATTTTACCTCTTATTGTGCTTGTTATTATTATACAAGTTTGGTCTGTTGTGGCTTCTATGATTCCAGGTTTTCCAACACCAAGTGATACTTATGTGTATGCATTTGGGGGAACAACAAGTGATGGTGAAATATTAAAAGGAGTTTTAAGTGACCCTTTTTATGTTGAAAATCAAGATGTAAAAGGACTATTTTGGCAAGTTTTAGAATCTCTAAAAAGAGTATTTGGTGGATTTGCACTTGCTGTATTAGTTGGAGTTCCAGTTGGTTTGATGGTTGGTATGAGTAAAAATATTCAATATGCACTTGACCCATTTATTCAAATTTTTAAACCAGTATCTCCTCTTGCTTGGTTGCCATTATTATTGTTTGCATTTAAAGATATTGATAATACTGCTATGTCAACGATTTTTATTACTTCAATTTGGCCAATTATAATTAATACCTCTTTAGGTGTAAAAAGTGTTAGTGAAGATTACTTAAATGTTGCAAAAGTTTTAAGATTTTCACCTTTAGAAAAAGTTTTTCAAATTATTTTACCAGTTGCAGTTCCATATATTTTTACAGGAATGAGATTAAGTTTAGGTATTGCTTGGCTTGTAATTGTTGCAGCTGAGATGCTAACAGGTGGTATTGGTATTGGGTTTTGGATTTGGGATGAGTATAACAATCTTGCTTATCACAATATTATTATTGGAATTATAGTTGTTGGTGTAATTGGATTTATTCTTGATTTATTGATGGGAAAAATTGCTGATTATTTTGATTATAGAAAAAAAATGTAA
- a CDS encoding CmpA/NrtA family ABC transporter substrate-binding protein gives MLGKFLTLGLGLSVVASSLLAAPEKTKLKIGFIALTDCAPIVIAKEKGFFKEEGLDVDVAKEGGGWPGIQQKVISGEYDFSHALAGMPIAATLGINGEANLQALLSLDYNGNAITFGNKIIGEMEKYGLKKEERPVTAESLKKYIDEKHKIEGNKYQPLNFGMVHPVSTHNYELRYWMAASGIKPDEDTTIKPFPPPTMPQNLIAGNIDGYCVGEPWNTRIVEKNAGSALVTNYDIWNNNPEKVLQARADFIDKNPETTKAVMRAILKAQMWLDESWENREEAIKFLAQDNYVKAPVDVLRKSMSGTFLYNPGTDSKNPMFNTFANYYAAYPFYSHGMWFITQMYRWGQLEKPVDMKATIEKVYRPDLFETVAKEVGYELPPSAWKKDGVDEYNKFLDGKVWDPNKAVDYIYSFEVTAPKVSKEELMKVNNWKVETKQPSYVCPYGPAGCADEKFVTKK, from the coding sequence ATGTTGGGTAAATTTTTAACTTTAGGTCTAGGATTGTCTGTTGTTGCAAGTTCATTATTAGCTGCTCCAGAAAAAACAAAATTAAAAATAGGTTTCATTGCATTAACTGATTGTGCTCCAATAGTAATAGCAAAAGAAAAAGGTTTTTTTAAAGAAGAGGGTTTAGATGTTGATGTTGCAAAAGAGGGTGGTGGATGGCCTGGAATTCAACAAAAAGTAATTTCAGGAGAGTATGATTTTTCACATGCGTTAGCAGGTATGCCAATTGCTGCAACATTAGGAATTAATGGTGAAGCAAATTTACAAGCTTTATTATCACTTGATTATAATGGAAATGCAATTACTTTTGGAAATAAAATCATTGGTGAGATGGAAAAATATGGTCTTAAAAAAGAAGAAAGACCAGTTACTGCTGAAAGTTTAAAAAAATATATTGATGAAAAACACAAAATCGAAGGAAATAAATATCAACCTTTAAATTTTGGAATGGTTCATCCAGTTTCAACTCATAATTATGAGTTAAGATATTGGATGGCTGCAAGTGGTATAAAACCTGATGAAGATACTACAATCAAACCTTTTCCACCTCCAACGATGCCACAAAACTTAATAGCAGGAAACATAGATGGATATTGTGTTGGTGAGCCTTGGAATACAAGAATTGTTGAAAAAAATGCAGGAAGTGCACTTGTAACAAATTATGATATTTGGAATAATAATCCTGAAAAAGTATTACAAGCACGTGCTGATTTTATCGATAAAAACCCTGAAACTACAAAAGCTGTAATGAGAGCAATCCTAAAAGCTCAAATGTGGTTAGATGAATCTTGGGAAAATAGAGAAGAGGCTATTAAATTTTTAGCACAAGATAATTATGTAAAAGCTCCAGTTGATGTATTAAGAAAATCAATGAGTGGAACATTCCTTTATAATCCAGGAACAGACTCAAAAAATCCAATGTTTAACACTTTTGCGAACTATTACGCAGCTTATCCTTTTTATTCTCATGGAATGTGGTTTATAACTCAAATGTATAGATGGGGACAATTGGAAAAACCAGTTGATATGAAAGCTACAATTGAAAAAGTTTATAGACCAGATTTATTTGAAACAGTTGCAAAAGAAGTAGGTTATGAGTTACCACCAAGTGCATGGAAAAAAGATGGAGTTGATGAATATAACAAATTTTTAGATGGAAAAGTTTGGGACCCAAATAAAGCTGTTGATTATATTTATAGTTTTGAAGTTACAGCTCCTAAAGTTTCAAAAGAGGAGTTAATGAAAGTTAATAACTGGAAAGTTGAAACAAAACAGCCTTCTTATGTTTGTCCTTATGGACCAGCAGGTTGTGCAGATGAAAAATTTGTAACAAAAAAATAA